A stretch of Xenopus laevis strain J_2021 chromosome 8S, Xenopus_laevis_v10.1, whole genome shotgun sequence DNA encodes these proteins:
- the glipr2.S gene encoding GLI pathogenesis-related 2 S homeolog isoform X1 — MAFSQKFAGLRVREQGFDLKQFEVDFLEVHNSYRKRHGASPLQISRELCRSAQKWADHLLSIRTLKHSNTEHGENLFYKYNSSTKELPGHEPVDSWYSEIKDYSFSRPGFGGNTGHFTQVVWKESKELGVGVATDGNGLFFVVGQYSPAGNITNPGYFEKNVLPAGCVPTEDKVTYKTPAEGKKEPEPNWTPSDKKPSAEYGRKGAEGSAFEQDFVAAHNTYRRKHGAPPLQLSRDLCRSAQQWADHLLSIRTLKHSGGNTGENLYYKYSSNARELPGQEPVDSWYDEIKNYDFGRPGFRSNTGHFTQVVWKESKEVGVGVATDGNGLFFVVGQYNPAGNITNSGYFEKNVLPAGSSPGTDNAESGGSRWKPTGGYKEPAGGFTEPPRAFREPEKLSTNRKPVSGLTKQAGAGSFEQEALDAHNKYRRQHGAPSLQMSRELCDSSQKWADHLLSINALQHSNTANGENLWYKWNSSMRDASGAEVVDTWYNEIKDYHFGRPGFQSNTGHFTQVVWKDSREVGIAKAVDGKGMVIAVAQYSPAGNITNPGYFQKNVLPKGTPVSDAGTSPTDRGTSNSSYVGARGTDSASSPTADAREFALEFLKANNAYRSRHGAKPLQLSSKISQEAQRWAEHLLTLKTLKHSDTSHGENIWAKSGGPSITITGQEVADSWYKEEKNYNFSKPGYQADTGHFTQMVWKASNEVGVGLASSGKGMIIVVAQYNPSGNITNPGFYARNVFPQGSKVTDDDGDEDGFVKDTSSSAILPIPEKELKAFRKDLLSEHNKYRKLHSAGALQLSAALSQEAQTWADHLVGKRALQNSDTQHGENLWYRWGTDTSLPTGKEVSESWYNENTKYSFSSPGFQSGSGNFTQMIWKSCSQVGFGLSTDSKGMYIAVGFYDPAGNIANKGYFEDNVLPRKK; from the exons ATGGCCTTCAGCCAGAAGTTTGCCGGGCTGCGAGTTCGAGAACAAG GATTTGACCTGAAACAGTTTGAAGTGGATTTCCTGGAGGTGCACAACAGTTATCGGAAAAGGCACGGGGCCTCTCCCCTCCAAATCAGCCGTGAGCTCTGCAGGTCAGCTCAGAAATGGGCTGACCACCTGCTGTCCATCCGCACCCTGAAGCACAGTAACACGGAGCACGGGGAGAACCTTTTCTACAAGTACAACTCCAGCACCAAAGAACTGCCAG GTCATGAACCCGTGGACTCTTGGTACAGTGAGATTAAAGATTACAGTTTCTCCAGACCTGGATTTGGGGGCAACACAG GGCACTTCACTCAGGTTGTCTGGAAGGAGTCTAAGGAGCTGGGAGTTGGGGTGGCCACAGACGGCAATGGGCTTTTCTTTGTGGTGGGACAGTACAGCCCAGCGGGGAACATCACCAACCCGGGATATTTTGAGAAGAACGTCCTGCCCGCCGGGTGTGTGCCCACTGAAGATAAGGTCACATACAAGACCCCAGCAGAAGGCAAGAAGGAACCAGAGCCAAACTGGACACCCAGTGACAAGAAACCCAGTGCAGAATATGGCAGAAAAG GTGCTGAGGGGAGTGCGTTTGAGCAGGATTTTGTGGCTGCCCATAACACATACAGAAGGAAGCACGGGGCACCCCCATTACAGCTCAGCCGGGACCTCTGCCGATCTGCACAGCAATGGGCTGACCACCTCCTGTCCATCCGGACCCTGAAACACAGTGGGGGAAACACAGGAGAAAACCTCTACTATAAATACAGTTCCAACGCCAGGGAGCTACCAG GCCAAGAACCTGTAGACTCATGGTATGATGAAATCAAGAACTATGACTTTGGCCGACCCGGGTTCCGCAGTAACACAG GGCACTTTACTCAGGTTGTCTGGAAGGAGTCCAAGGAGGTTGGAGTTGGGGTGGCTACAGACGGCAATGGGCTTTTCTTTGTGGTGGGACAGTACAACCCAGCAGGGAACATCACCAACTCTGGTTACTTTGAGAAGAATGTTTTGCCTGCCGGGTCTTCTCCTGGAACAGATAATGCTGAGTCTGGTGGCTCACGATGGAAACCAACAGGAGGCTATAAAGAACCAGCTGGAGGCTTTACAGAACCACCCAGAGCCTTCAGAGAACCTGAAAAGTTATCTACCAACCGGAAACCTGTATCAGGATTAACCAAACAGG CAGGAGCTGGCAGTTTTGAGCAGGAAGCTCTGGACGCACACAATAAGTATCGACGTCAGCATGGTGCACCATCTCTGCAAATGTCCCGAGAGCTGTGCGACTCCAGCCAGAAATGGGCCGACCACCTGCTCTCTATCAATGCTCTGCAGCACAGCAACACGGCCAACGGGGAGAACCTGTGGTACAAGTGGAACTCCAGTATGAGGGATGCATCTG GTGCGGAGGTGGTGGACACATGGTACAATGAGATAAAGGACTATCATTTTGGCCGGCCTGGTTTCCAGTCTAACACAG GTCACTTTACACAGGTTGTCTGGAAAGACTCCAGGGAGGTTGGCATTGCCAAAGCTGTGGATGGCAAAGGAATGGTTATAGCAGTTGCGCAGTACAGTCCAGCTGGCAACATCACCAACCCTGGCTACTTTCAGAAGAATGTTCTGCCAAAGGGTACGCCTGTATCCGATGCAGGAACAAGTCCCACGGACAGAGGTACCTCCAACAGCTCATATGTGGGGGCGCGTGGAACAGACTCCGCATCATCACCTACAG CAGATGCCAGAGAGTTTGCGCTTGAGTTCCTAAAGGCTAACAATGCTTATCGATCACGCCATGGAGCAAAACCACTTCAACTCAGCTCTAAGATAAGCCAGGAAGCCCAAAGGTGGGCAGAACATCTCCTCACCCTGAAGACTTTGAAGCACAGTGATACGTCTCACGGAGAGAATATCTGGGCTAAATCTGGAGGCCCCTCCATTACCATCACTG GACAAGAAGTGGCTGACAGCTGGTACAAAGAAGAAAAGAATTATAACTTTTCCAAGCCTGGGTATCAGGCCGACACAG GTCATTTCACCCAGATGGTGTGGAAAGCTTCCAATGAGGTGGGAGTTGGCCTAGCCTCCAGCGGCAAGGGGATGATCATTGTCGTGGCTCAGTATAACCCCAGTGGGAATATCACCAACCCAGGGTTCTATGCACGCAATGTCTTCCCTCAAGGCTCAAAGGTGAcagatgatgatggtgatgaggATGGCTTTGTGAAGGACACAAGTTCTAGTGCTATCCTTCCCATTCCAG AGAAGGAGCTGAAAGCCTTCCGTAAGGATCTGCTCAGTGAGCACAATAAATACCGCAAGCTCCACAGTGCCGGAGCCCTCCAACTCAGCGCAGCCCTGTCCCAGGAAGCCCAGACGTGGGCAGATCACTTAGTAGGGAAACGTGCCCTACAGAACAGCGACACTCAGCATGGGGAAAACCTATGGTACCGATGGGGCACTGACACCAGCTTGCCAACAG GGAAAGAAGTGTCTGAGTCCTGGTACAACGAGAATACCAAATACAGTTTCAGCAGCCCTGGATTCCAGAGCGGTTCAG GGAACTTCACGCAAATGATATGGAAGTCTTGCTCCCAGGTGGGCTTTGGCCTCAGCACGGACAGCAAGGGAATGTACATTGCTGTGGGATTTTACGACCCAGCAGGAAACATTGCCAACAAAGGCTACTTCGAGGATAATGTCCTGCCCAGGAAGAAGTGA
- the glipr2.S gene encoding GLI pathogenesis-related 2 S homeolog has protein sequence MAFSQKFAGLRVREQGFDLKQFEVDFLEVHNSYRKRHGASPLQISRELCRSAQKWADHLLSIRTLKHSNTEHGENLFYKYNSSTKELPGHEPVDSWYSEIKDYSFSRPGFGGNTGHFTQVVWKESKELGVGVATDGNGLFFVVGQYSPAGNITNPGYFEKNVLPAGCVPTEDKVTYKTPAEGKKEPEPNWTPSDKKPSAEYGRKGAEGSAFEQDFVAAHNTYRRKHGAPPLQLSRDLCRSAQQWADHLLSIRTLKHSGGNTGENLYYKYSSNARELPGQEPVDSWYDEIKNYDFGRPGFRSNTGHFTQVVWKESKEVGVGVATDGNGLFFVVGQYNPAGNITNSGYFEKNVLPAGSSPGTDNAESGGSRWKPTGGYKEPAGGFTEPPRAFREPEKLSTNRKPVSGLTKQAGAGSFEQEALDAHNKYRRQHGAPSLQMSRELCDSSQKWADHLLSINALQHSNTANGENLWYKWNSSMRDASGAEVVDTWYNEIKDYHFGRPGFQSNTGHFTQVVWKDSREVGIAKAVDGKGMVIAVAQYSPAGNITNPGYFQKNVLPKGTPVSDAGTSPTDRGTSNSSYVGARGTDSASSPTDAREFALEFLKANNAYRSRHGAKPLQLSSKISQEAQRWAEHLLTLKTLKHSDTSHGENIWAKSGGPSITITGQEVADSWYKEEKNYNFSKPGYQADTGHFTQMVWKASNEVGVGLASSGKGMIIVVAQYNPSGNITNPGFYARNVFPQGSKVTDDDGDEDGFVKDTSSSAILPIPEKELKAFRKDLLSEHNKYRKLHSAGALQLSAALSQEAQTWADHLVGKRALQNSDTQHGENLWYRWGTDTSLPTGKEVSESWYNENTKYSFSSPGFQSGSGNFTQMIWKSCSQVGFGLSTDSKGMYIAVGFYDPAGNIANKGYFEDNVLPRKK, from the exons ATGGCCTTCAGCCAGAAGTTTGCCGGGCTGCGAGTTCGAGAACAAG GATTTGACCTGAAACAGTTTGAAGTGGATTTCCTGGAGGTGCACAACAGTTATCGGAAAAGGCACGGGGCCTCTCCCCTCCAAATCAGCCGTGAGCTCTGCAGGTCAGCTCAGAAATGGGCTGACCACCTGCTGTCCATCCGCACCCTGAAGCACAGTAACACGGAGCACGGGGAGAACCTTTTCTACAAGTACAACTCCAGCACCAAAGAACTGCCAG GTCATGAACCCGTGGACTCTTGGTACAGTGAGATTAAAGATTACAGTTTCTCCAGACCTGGATTTGGGGGCAACACAG GGCACTTCACTCAGGTTGTCTGGAAGGAGTCTAAGGAGCTGGGAGTTGGGGTGGCCACAGACGGCAATGGGCTTTTCTTTGTGGTGGGACAGTACAGCCCAGCGGGGAACATCACCAACCCGGGATATTTTGAGAAGAACGTCCTGCCCGCCGGGTGTGTGCCCACTGAAGATAAGGTCACATACAAGACCCCAGCAGAAGGCAAGAAGGAACCAGAGCCAAACTGGACACCCAGTGACAAGAAACCCAGTGCAGAATATGGCAGAAAAG GTGCTGAGGGGAGTGCGTTTGAGCAGGATTTTGTGGCTGCCCATAACACATACAGAAGGAAGCACGGGGCACCCCCATTACAGCTCAGCCGGGACCTCTGCCGATCTGCACAGCAATGGGCTGACCACCTCCTGTCCATCCGGACCCTGAAACACAGTGGGGGAAACACAGGAGAAAACCTCTACTATAAATACAGTTCCAACGCCAGGGAGCTACCAG GCCAAGAACCTGTAGACTCATGGTATGATGAAATCAAGAACTATGACTTTGGCCGACCCGGGTTCCGCAGTAACACAG GGCACTTTACTCAGGTTGTCTGGAAGGAGTCCAAGGAGGTTGGAGTTGGGGTGGCTACAGACGGCAATGGGCTTTTCTTTGTGGTGGGACAGTACAACCCAGCAGGGAACATCACCAACTCTGGTTACTTTGAGAAGAATGTTTTGCCTGCCGGGTCTTCTCCTGGAACAGATAATGCTGAGTCTGGTGGCTCACGATGGAAACCAACAGGAGGCTATAAAGAACCAGCTGGAGGCTTTACAGAACCACCCAGAGCCTTCAGAGAACCTGAAAAGTTATCTACCAACCGGAAACCTGTATCAGGATTAACCAAACAGG CAGGAGCTGGCAGTTTTGAGCAGGAAGCTCTGGACGCACACAATAAGTATCGACGTCAGCATGGTGCACCATCTCTGCAAATGTCCCGAGAGCTGTGCGACTCCAGCCAGAAATGGGCCGACCACCTGCTCTCTATCAATGCTCTGCAGCACAGCAACACGGCCAACGGGGAGAACCTGTGGTACAAGTGGAACTCCAGTATGAGGGATGCATCTG GTGCGGAGGTGGTGGACACATGGTACAATGAGATAAAGGACTATCATTTTGGCCGGCCTGGTTTCCAGTCTAACACAG GTCACTTTACACAGGTTGTCTGGAAAGACTCCAGGGAGGTTGGCATTGCCAAAGCTGTGGATGGCAAAGGAATGGTTATAGCAGTTGCGCAGTACAGTCCAGCTGGCAACATCACCAACCCTGGCTACTTTCAGAAGAATGTTCTGCCAAAGGGTACGCCTGTATCCGATGCAGGAACAAGTCCCACGGACAGAGGTACCTCCAACAGCTCATATGTGGGGGCGCGTGGAACAGACTCCGCATCATCACCTACAG ATGCCAGAGAGTTTGCGCTTGAGTTCCTAAAGGCTAACAATGCTTATCGATCACGCCATGGAGCAAAACCACTTCAACTCAGCTCTAAGATAAGCCAGGAAGCCCAAAGGTGGGCAGAACATCTCCTCACCCTGAAGACTTTGAAGCACAGTGATACGTCTCACGGAGAGAATATCTGGGCTAAATCTGGAGGCCCCTCCATTACCATCACTG GACAAGAAGTGGCTGACAGCTGGTACAAAGAAGAAAAGAATTATAACTTTTCCAAGCCTGGGTATCAGGCCGACACAG GTCATTTCACCCAGATGGTGTGGAAAGCTTCCAATGAGGTGGGAGTTGGCCTAGCCTCCAGCGGCAAGGGGATGATCATTGTCGTGGCTCAGTATAACCCCAGTGGGAATATCACCAACCCAGGGTTCTATGCACGCAATGTCTTCCCTCAAGGCTCAAAGGTGAcagatgatgatggtgatgaggATGGCTTTGTGAAGGACACAAGTTCTAGTGCTATCCTTCCCATTCCAG AGAAGGAGCTGAAAGCCTTCCGTAAGGATCTGCTCAGTGAGCACAATAAATACCGCAAGCTCCACAGTGCCGGAGCCCTCCAACTCAGCGCAGCCCTGTCCCAGGAAGCCCAGACGTGGGCAGATCACTTAGTAGGGAAACGTGCCCTACAGAACAGCGACACTCAGCATGGGGAAAACCTATGGTACCGATGGGGCACTGACACCAGCTTGCCAACAG GGAAAGAAGTGTCTGAGTCCTGGTACAACGAGAATACCAAATACAGTTTCAGCAGCCCTGGATTCCAGAGCGGTTCAG GGAACTTCACGCAAATGATATGGAAGTCTTGCTCCCAGGTGGGCTTTGGCCTCAGCACGGACAGCAAGGGAATGTACATTGCTGTGGGATTTTACGACCCAGCAGGAAACATTGCCAACAAAGGCTACTTCGAGGATAATGTCCTGCCCAGGAAGAAGTGA
- the glipr2.S gene encoding GLI pathogenesis-related 2 S homeolog isoform X2: MAFSQKFAGLRVREQGFDLKQFEVDFLEVHNSYRKRHGASPLQISRELCRSAQKWADHLLSIRTLKHSNTEHGENLFYKYNSSTKELPGHEPVDSWYSEIKDYSFSRPGFGGNTGHFTQVVWKESKELGVGVATDGNGLFFVVGQYSPAGNITNPGYFEKNVLPAGCVPTEDKVTYKTPAEGKKEPEPNWTPSDKKPSAEYGRKGAEGSAFEQDFVAAHNTYRRKHGAPPLQLSRDLCRSAQQWADHLLSIRTLKHSGGNTGENLYYKYSSNARELPGQEPVDSWYDEIKNYDFGRPGFRSNTGHFTQVVWKESKEVGVGVATDGNGLFFVVGQYNPAGNITNSGYFEKNVLPAGSSPGTDNAESGGSRWKPTGGYKEPAGGFTEPPRAFREPEKLSTNRKPVSGLTKQGAGSFEQEALDAHNKYRRQHGAPSLQMSRELCDSSQKWADHLLSINALQHSNTANGENLWYKWNSSMRDASGAEVVDTWYNEIKDYHFGRPGFQSNTGHFTQVVWKDSREVGIAKAVDGKGMVIAVAQYSPAGNITNPGYFQKNVLPKGTPVSDAGTSPTDRGTSNSSYVGARGTDSASSPTADAREFALEFLKANNAYRSRHGAKPLQLSSKISQEAQRWAEHLLTLKTLKHSDTSHGENIWAKSGGPSITITGQEVADSWYKEEKNYNFSKPGYQADTGHFTQMVWKASNEVGVGLASSGKGMIIVVAQYNPSGNITNPGFYARNVFPQGSKVTDDDGDEDGFVKDTSSSAILPIPEKELKAFRKDLLSEHNKYRKLHSAGALQLSAALSQEAQTWADHLVGKRALQNSDTQHGENLWYRWGTDTSLPTGKEVSESWYNENTKYSFSSPGFQSGSGNFTQMIWKSCSQVGFGLSTDSKGMYIAVGFYDPAGNIANKGYFEDNVLPRKK, translated from the exons ATGGCCTTCAGCCAGAAGTTTGCCGGGCTGCGAGTTCGAGAACAAG GATTTGACCTGAAACAGTTTGAAGTGGATTTCCTGGAGGTGCACAACAGTTATCGGAAAAGGCACGGGGCCTCTCCCCTCCAAATCAGCCGTGAGCTCTGCAGGTCAGCTCAGAAATGGGCTGACCACCTGCTGTCCATCCGCACCCTGAAGCACAGTAACACGGAGCACGGGGAGAACCTTTTCTACAAGTACAACTCCAGCACCAAAGAACTGCCAG GTCATGAACCCGTGGACTCTTGGTACAGTGAGATTAAAGATTACAGTTTCTCCAGACCTGGATTTGGGGGCAACACAG GGCACTTCACTCAGGTTGTCTGGAAGGAGTCTAAGGAGCTGGGAGTTGGGGTGGCCACAGACGGCAATGGGCTTTTCTTTGTGGTGGGACAGTACAGCCCAGCGGGGAACATCACCAACCCGGGATATTTTGAGAAGAACGTCCTGCCCGCCGGGTGTGTGCCCACTGAAGATAAGGTCACATACAAGACCCCAGCAGAAGGCAAGAAGGAACCAGAGCCAAACTGGACACCCAGTGACAAGAAACCCAGTGCAGAATATGGCAGAAAAG GTGCTGAGGGGAGTGCGTTTGAGCAGGATTTTGTGGCTGCCCATAACACATACAGAAGGAAGCACGGGGCACCCCCATTACAGCTCAGCCGGGACCTCTGCCGATCTGCACAGCAATGGGCTGACCACCTCCTGTCCATCCGGACCCTGAAACACAGTGGGGGAAACACAGGAGAAAACCTCTACTATAAATACAGTTCCAACGCCAGGGAGCTACCAG GCCAAGAACCTGTAGACTCATGGTATGATGAAATCAAGAACTATGACTTTGGCCGACCCGGGTTCCGCAGTAACACAG GGCACTTTACTCAGGTTGTCTGGAAGGAGTCCAAGGAGGTTGGAGTTGGGGTGGCTACAGACGGCAATGGGCTTTTCTTTGTGGTGGGACAGTACAACCCAGCAGGGAACATCACCAACTCTGGTTACTTTGAGAAGAATGTTTTGCCTGCCGGGTCTTCTCCTGGAACAGATAATGCTGAGTCTGGTGGCTCACGATGGAAACCAACAGGAGGCTATAAAGAACCAGCTGGAGGCTTTACAGAACCACCCAGAGCCTTCAGAGAACCTGAAAAGTTATCTACCAACCGGAAACCTGTATCAGGATTAACCAAACAGG GAGCTGGCAGTTTTGAGCAGGAAGCTCTGGACGCACACAATAAGTATCGACGTCAGCATGGTGCACCATCTCTGCAAATGTCCCGAGAGCTGTGCGACTCCAGCCAGAAATGGGCCGACCACCTGCTCTCTATCAATGCTCTGCAGCACAGCAACACGGCCAACGGGGAGAACCTGTGGTACAAGTGGAACTCCAGTATGAGGGATGCATCTG GTGCGGAGGTGGTGGACACATGGTACAATGAGATAAAGGACTATCATTTTGGCCGGCCTGGTTTCCAGTCTAACACAG GTCACTTTACACAGGTTGTCTGGAAAGACTCCAGGGAGGTTGGCATTGCCAAAGCTGTGGATGGCAAAGGAATGGTTATAGCAGTTGCGCAGTACAGTCCAGCTGGCAACATCACCAACCCTGGCTACTTTCAGAAGAATGTTCTGCCAAAGGGTACGCCTGTATCCGATGCAGGAACAAGTCCCACGGACAGAGGTACCTCCAACAGCTCATATGTGGGGGCGCGTGGAACAGACTCCGCATCATCACCTACAG CAGATGCCAGAGAGTTTGCGCTTGAGTTCCTAAAGGCTAACAATGCTTATCGATCACGCCATGGAGCAAAACCACTTCAACTCAGCTCTAAGATAAGCCAGGAAGCCCAAAGGTGGGCAGAACATCTCCTCACCCTGAAGACTTTGAAGCACAGTGATACGTCTCACGGAGAGAATATCTGGGCTAAATCTGGAGGCCCCTCCATTACCATCACTG GACAAGAAGTGGCTGACAGCTGGTACAAAGAAGAAAAGAATTATAACTTTTCCAAGCCTGGGTATCAGGCCGACACAG GTCATTTCACCCAGATGGTGTGGAAAGCTTCCAATGAGGTGGGAGTTGGCCTAGCCTCCAGCGGCAAGGGGATGATCATTGTCGTGGCTCAGTATAACCCCAGTGGGAATATCACCAACCCAGGGTTCTATGCACGCAATGTCTTCCCTCAAGGCTCAAAGGTGAcagatgatgatggtgatgaggATGGCTTTGTGAAGGACACAAGTTCTAGTGCTATCCTTCCCATTCCAG AGAAGGAGCTGAAAGCCTTCCGTAAGGATCTGCTCAGTGAGCACAATAAATACCGCAAGCTCCACAGTGCCGGAGCCCTCCAACTCAGCGCAGCCCTGTCCCAGGAAGCCCAGACGTGGGCAGATCACTTAGTAGGGAAACGTGCCCTACAGAACAGCGACACTCAGCATGGGGAAAACCTATGGTACCGATGGGGCACTGACACCAGCTTGCCAACAG GGAAAGAAGTGTCTGAGTCCTGGTACAACGAGAATACCAAATACAGTTTCAGCAGCCCTGGATTCCAGAGCGGTTCAG GGAACTTCACGCAAATGATATGGAAGTCTTGCTCCCAGGTGGGCTTTGGCCTCAGCACGGACAGCAAGGGAATGTACATTGCTGTGGGATTTTACGACCCAGCAGGAAACATTGCCAACAAAGGCTACTTCGAGGATAATGTCCTGCCCAGGAAGAAGTGA
- the LOC108699867 gene encoding C-type lectin domain family 10 member A, with product MSENCTLTVSQSKRVLYLALWSRDLGRNLRLSPMTRGAVADSAMDRSALAELEFRTLTDQVCWNSDTLRRDAMSTNNVICMKPVRNQRSCRWRCLLAGEIFLVILFFVAIIFLLPLYLQDYSHLQRNQQQMEALRLNMSDSMEERIKRQEASHLLSNNVSSLKQNVSFLHEVLIPELRLNQTQLLQDIVRLETSYRNQTDQYGALQETYAYLKGSYYFLPKESPLLHNCNGQDSKNGYRVCPFCLHGWYFFGMSCYLLSSDPQSWEESSLWCRKEGGHLVVISSIEEQNSLQDLVNETVWIGLSDREVEGEWRWEDGSPFGSGPRFWAPGRPNNSGDDDCITLLPAAGWKDDSCIKLYTGVCEDSAGELTLPSNASLV from the exons ATGAGTGAAAATTGTACATTGACTGTAAGTCAGAGTAAGAGGGTTCTGTACCTGGCTCTTTGGAGTAGAGATCTTGGCAGGAATCTCAGGCTGTCCCCAATGACTAGAGGAGCCGTGGCTGATTCAGCCATGGACAGGAGTGCGCTTGCCGAGCTGGAATTTCGGACACTGACTGACCAGGTGTGCTGGAACTCTGACACTCTAAGAAGGGATGCAATGTCTACCAACAATGT AATCTGTATGAAACCAGTTAGGAATCAAAGAAGTTGCCGCTGGCGCTGCCTTTTGGCAGGGGAGATTTTCCTTGTGATCCTGTTCTTTGTTGCCATCATCTTCCTGCTGCCTCTCT ACCTACAGGACTACTCCCACCTGCAGAGAAACCAACAACAAATGGAGGCGCTACGTCTGAATATGAGTGACTCAATGGAGGAAAGAATAAAACGCCAAGAAGCTAGCCACCTACTTTCTAATAATGTGTCTTCCCTAAAGCAGAATGTCAGTTTCTTGCACGAGGTCCTCATCCCTGAGCTCCGGCTGAACCAAACCCAACTGCTGCAGGACATAGTGAGGCTGGAGACAAGCTATCGCAACCAAACCGACCAATATGGGGCCCTGCAGGAAACCTATGCCTACCTGAAAGGGAGTTATTACTTTCTTCCTAAGGAGAGCCCACTGCTTCACAACTGCAATGGACAGGACTCCAAGAATGGCT ACCGCGTGTGCCCCTTTTGCCTCCATGGGTGGTATTTCTTTGGCATGTCCTGTTATTTGCTGTCCTCGGATCCTCAAAGCTGGGAGGAGAGCTCTCTGTGGTGCAGAAAGGAAGGGGGCCATCTGGTGGTGATTAGCAGTATAGAGGAGCAG AATTCTTTGCAAGACCTGGTGAATGAGACTGTTTGGATTGGCCTTTCAGACCGGGAAGTGGAAGGAGAATGGCGCTGGGAAGATGGAAGCCCCTTTGGGTCTGGTCCCAG ATTCTGGGCCCCAGGTCGGCCTAATAACTCTGGGGATGACGACTGCATCACGTTGCTGCCTGCCGCTGGGTGGAAGGATGACAGTTGCATCAAGCTATACACAGGCGTGTGCGAGGACAGTGCTGGCGAGCTGACATTGCCCAGTAATGCGTCTCTTGTCTAG